The Aquidulcibacter paucihalophilus genomic interval AAGCACGTCGACGCCCACCGCGACTATTTCGGCCACCTGGTCTCGGGCGACGGCGACGCCGCCGAGAAGCACGAGGCCTTCTACGACGAATACCTCTCGGTGCTGGATCTGAGCGAGGAGTTCTACCTCCAGACCATCGACATCGTCTTCCAGCAGCACCTGCTGGCGCGTGGCCTGCTCGAGCATCGCGGACGCAAGGTCGACCTGGCCGGCATCACCGACATCGGCCTGATGACCGTCGAGGGCGGGCAGGACGACATCTCGGGCGTCGGCCAGACCCAGGCCGCCCATACCCTGTGCACAGGCCTGCCGGACGACCGGCGGGTGCTGTATGTTCACCCCGACGTCGGCCACTATGGCGTCTTCAACGGACGCCGCTTCCGCGATGACATCTATCCGCGGGTGCGCGACTTCATCGCGAAGAACGAGGCCATAGTTGCAGTACCGGAACGGCCAGCGGCTGCCGCTTGAGGACCTGACGGCCCGGCTGTCGGTCAATCCTCGCGCGCGCCGCCTGTCGATCCGGATTGACGCCCGCGCCGGCGAGGCGGTGCTGATCGCCCCGTCCGAGCGCAAGCTGGCCGATGTCGTGGCCTTCGCCCGCACAAAGACGTCCTGGATGCGTGAACGGCTGGCCGAGCGGCCGCAGGGCACGCCGATCGCGCCCGGCGCGGTCATCGACCTGTTCGGCAAGCCGACCCGGCTGGTCGCCGCCGGCGGCGCCGGGGCAGCCCGCCTGACCGAGGACGCCGACGGGCCCCTGATCGCCTCGGGCGGCGAGGGCGAGGCCTATGCCCGACGGGTCGAGAACCTGTTCAAGAGGGTGGCGAGGGAAACGCTCCAGACCCGAACCGATGTCCATCTGCGCACCCTCGGCCAGCGGCCTGTGAAGATGTCGATCGCCGATCCGAAATCCCGCTGGGGCTCATGCAGCCCGCACAATCGCTCGATCCGCTACAGCTGGCGCGTGATCATGGCCCCGCCCGCGGTGATCGACTATCTGGCCGCCCATGAGGTGGCCCATCTGGTCCATGCCGACCACAGCCCGGCCTACTGGGCCGTGGTCCAGCGCCTGATCGGCGACCACCGTCCGCACCGCAAATGGCTGCGCGAGAACGGCCCGGCCCTGCACGCCGTCGGCCGCTAGAAGAACAGCGGCTCGGCCTTCTTCTCCGGCGGCGGCGTCGGTTCGGGCCGCTGGTCCGGCGTGTCGCGCTGCGGCTGGGGCGCGGTCGGGCGCACGATGGCCGGTCCGGGATCGTTGCGACGGGGCGGCGCGGGCTCACGCGGGGCCGGCTCGGCGAGGGACGGATCCAGCGCATCCGGCTCTGCCGCCGGGCTGTCGCCGAAGATGTCGCCGATCCGGCCGATCAGGCTCTCCACCGGGCTAGGCGGCACCCAGCCTTCGGGCATGGCCGGGCCGTTGGGGATGGCCGGGGCGTTCAGCCGCGGCAGGGCCGCCTCCATGAAGCCGCGCCAGATGGCCGCCGGGGACGAGCCGCCGGTGACGCCGCGCATGGCCGTATTGTCGTCCTTGCCGACCCAGACCGCGGTGACGAAGCCGCCGGTGTAGCCGACGAACCAGGCGTCCTTGTAGTCCGAGGTCGTGCCCGTCTTGCCCGCGATATCCCGCCCGGCGATGGCCGCCGAACGGCCCGTCCCGGAGGTCATGACCCCGCGCAGCATCTGGTTCTGGTAGTAGAGGAACGGGTTCGAGATCGCCTGCACCGGTCCGTCGGCGCGTGAGGCGCGCTGATAGATCACCCGGCCCTGCGGCGTGCGGATGCGGCTGATGCCATAGGCCGTGACCCGCTTTCCGCCGTTGGCGAAGGCGTCATAGGCCTGGGCCATTTCCAGCGGCGAGACCTCGACAGCTCCCAGCGCCATGGCCGGCTCCAGCCCGATCCGGCTGGTGATACCCAGACGGCGCGCGGTGCGGGCAACATTGTCCCGGCCGATCTGGTCCGCCATGCCGGCGGCGATGGTGTTGGTCGACTGGGCCACGGCCTGGGCCATGGTCATCTCACCCGCGAAATTGCCGGAGTAGTTGCGCGGCGACCAGTTGCCGATGCGGATCGGCGCGTCATTGACCATGGTCTCGGGCGTATAGCCGCTCTCCAGGGCCGTCAGATAGACGAACGGCTTGAACGCCGAGCCGGCCTGACGCCGTGCGTCGGTGGCGCGGTTGAACTGGCTGTCGGCGTAGGAGGCCCCGCCGATCATGGCCCGCACCCGGCCCTCGCCGTCCAGCGCCACCAGCGCGGCCTGCTGCACGCCCTTGGAGCGGTCACGGTCCAGAATGCGGCGCACCGACCGCTCGGCCTGGGTCTGCAGGGTCAGG includes:
- a CDS encoding PBP1A family penicillin-binding protein translates to MAGFDFSFGRGGGAGSGSARTPLQRVMYWSAVLAVWGLIFLVVFFAVFARDLPDTSTLYNVDRQPSITYLDRNGALIAVRGTQQAPPADLDALPDYVPAAFIAIEDRRFYHHPGFDPIGMSRAMVSNMRAGRVVQGGSTLTQQLAKNLFLSPDQNMKRKVQELMLAVWLEMKFSKQEILALYLNRVYFGAGAYGIEAASQRYFDKSARQLTVGEAALLAGLLKAPSRYSPVSESERAATRATVVLNEMVDAGVITPEQRAAAVTEPVRVSRTLATQHAQYFIDWLDKQIRELVGEPTEDMIVETTLDLTLQTQAERSVRRILDRDRSKGVQQAALVALDGEGRVRAMIGGASYADSQFNRATDARRQAGSAFKPFVYLTALESGYTPETMVNDAPIRIGNWSPRNYSGNFAGEMTMAQAVAQSTNTIAAGMADQIGRDNVARTARRLGITSRIGLEPAMALGAVEVSPLEMAQAYDAFANGGKRVTAYGISRIRTPQGRVIYQRASRADGPVQAISNPFLYYQNQMLRGVMTSGTGRSAAIAGRDIAGKTGTTSDYKDAWFVGYTGGFVTAVWVGKDDNTAMRGVTGGSSPAAIWRGFMEAALPRLNAPAIPNGPAMPEGWVPPSPVESLIGRIGDIFGDSPAAEPDALDPSLAEPAPREPAPPRRNDPGPAIVRPTAPQPQRDTPDQRPEPTPPPEKKAEPLFF
- a CDS encoding SprT family zinc-dependent metalloprotease; amino-acid sequence: MQYRNGQRLPLEDLTARLSVNPRARRLSIRIDARAGEAVLIAPSERKLADVVAFARTKTSWMRERLAERPQGTPIAPGAVIDLFGKPTRLVAAGGAGAARLTEDADGPLIASGGEGEAYARRVENLFKRVARETLQTRTDVHLRTLGQRPVKMSIADPKSRWGSCSPHNRSIRYSWRVIMAPPAVIDYLAAHEVAHLVHADHSPAYWAVVQRLIGDHRPHRKWLRENGPALHAVGR